In a genomic window of Mageeibacillus indolicus UPII9-5:
- a CDS encoding amino acid ABC transporter ATP-binding protein → MAPVIEVSHLAKSFGKHQVLQDVSFKVCQGDVTCIIGASGSGKSTLLRCINLLENPDKGELHYCGKVVEYGGMEATAYRGKVGMVFQNFNLFNNLNVLENCVLAPCQVLREDKDTVTARAKRLLEQVGMGAYINAKPHQLSGGQKQRVAIARALTMQPEVLLFDEPTSALDPQMVGEVLRVMRQVAAGGMTMLVVTHEMKFAAEVATKVVYMADGVIVEEGTPEQIFHAPSDPRTAKFLANTQNLW, encoded by the coding sequence ATCGCGCCGGTGATCGAAGTTAGCCATTTAGCCAAATCTTTCGGGAAACATCAAGTTTTGCAAGACGTTTCTTTCAAGGTTTGTCAGGGCGATGTGACTTGCATCATCGGAGCATCCGGTAGCGGCAAGTCAACCTTATTAAGATGCATCAATCTGCTGGAAAATCCCGATAAAGGCGAATTGCATTATTGCGGCAAGGTAGTCGAGTACGGTGGAATGGAAGCGACAGCCTACCGCGGCAAAGTCGGAATGGTATTCCAAAATTTCAATTTGTTTAATAACTTAAATGTGCTTGAAAACTGTGTTCTAGCTCCTTGCCAGGTCCTACGGGAAGACAAGGACACGGTCACGGCACGGGCGAAACGCCTGCTGGAACAAGTCGGCATGGGCGCTTATATTAATGCTAAGCCGCACCAACTTTCCGGCGGCCAAAAACAGAGGGTGGCGATTGCCAGAGCATTAACAATGCAGCCGGAGGTCCTGCTTTTTGATGAGCCAACCAGTGCGCTTGATCCGCAGATGGTGGGGGAAGTTCTGCGAGTTATGCGGCAAGTGGCGGCCGGCGGTATGACCATGTTGGTGGTGACGCATGAAATGAAATTTGCCGCTGAAGTGGCGACCAAAGTGGTTTATATGGCCGACGGCGTTATCGTTGAAGAAGGTACGCCCGAGCAAATTTTTCATGCGCCATCTGATCCGCGTACGGCAAAATTTTTGGCCAATACCCAAAACCTTTGGTAA
- a CDS encoding transporter substrate-binding domain-containing protein: MRNERNWKKMLVAGVLTISTLLTGGLLGGCGGGQAGTADGLREKGELRVAMECAYAPYNWTQSTDSDGAVAIEGSSEFANGYDVKIAKKIAAALNLKLRIVKSDWDSLIPAVQSGTVDCVIAGQSIKPERLQNVDFTKPYYYADIVTLTLKDSKFAKATSPADLAGAKATSQQNTIWYDLCLPQIPQVQKLAGQNDVPAMLVALISGAADVVVTDIPTAKAALRAYPQLTMLKFDQAKNYQVSESDVNIGISVRKGNAVLKEKIDQILDGFSRDDMNKLMDEAITQQPLSK; encoded by the coding sequence ATGCGAAACGAACGAAATTGGAAGAAAATGTTGGTTGCCGGTGTGCTTACGATCAGTACTTTGCTGACCGGTGGATTGTTGGGCGGTTGTGGCGGCGGGCAAGCTGGCACGGCTGACGGTCTGCGTGAAAAAGGTGAGTTGCGTGTGGCGATGGAATGTGCTTACGCCCCCTATAACTGGACACAAAGCACTGATTCCGACGGAGCAGTGGCGATAGAAGGCAGCAGCGAATTTGCCAACGGTTATGACGTGAAGATAGCCAAAAAAATTGCCGCGGCACTTAACTTAAAGCTGCGTATCGTCAAATCTGATTGGGACAGTCTGATTCCGGCCGTTCAATCTGGTACGGTAGACTGCGTTATTGCCGGTCAATCAATAAAGCCGGAGCGTTTGCAGAATGTGGATTTTACCAAGCCGTATTACTATGCTGATATTGTTACTCTGACGTTGAAAGATAGCAAGTTTGCCAAGGCGACCTCGCCGGCGGATCTGGCCGGAGCCAAAGCCACGAGTCAGCAAAACACGATCTGGTATGATTTGTGCCTGCCGCAAATACCACAAGTACAAAAGTTGGCTGGGCAAAACGATGTTCCGGCCATGCTGGTTGCGTTGATTTCGGGAGCGGCGGATGTAGTTGTTACCGATATTCCGACGGCGAAAGCGGCTTTGCGGGCCTATCCTCAACTGACCATGCTAAAATTTGATCAAGCGAAAAATTATCAGGTCTCCGAATCGGATGTTAATATAGGCATATCTGTACGCAAAGGCAACGCAGTGTTGAAAGAAAAAATTGATCAAATACTGGACGGATTTTCCAGAGATGACATGAATAAGCTGATGGATGAGGCAATTACGCAACAACCTTTAAGCAAATAA
- a CDS encoding DUF1858 domain-containing protein — translation MKINKNMIIADVLELDRGTIPIFMESGLHCLGCIMASGESIAEASMVHGIDCDDLVDKLNQYFASKEM, via the coding sequence ATGAAAATTAACAAGAATATGATTATCGCGGATGTTTTGGAGCTTGACCGCGGTACCATCCCCATTTTTATGGAAAGCGGTTTGCACTGCTTAGGCTGCATTATGGCCTCGGGTGAATCCATAGCGGAAGCCAGTATGGTGCATGGTATCGACTGCGATGACTTGGTTGACAAGCTTAATCAATATTTTGCTTCGAAAGAAATGTAA
- a CDS encoding GntR family transcriptional regulator, whose amino-acid sequence MLIKPIKLAPAREQVAQSLRQAILAGEYRQGELISLDSVAHLVGVSRTPVREAFQLLAAEGLIELRPNRGAVVIGLAPEAVADSFDMRILLEGEAVYRACMNGVDTKLLERYCDEGDLAVKYNEVARFTKCNMLFHETIWEASGSEKLKGFLRQLWKGLMVDQAVDKKANMAEAQEEHKELLAVLKEHDATKARQVMRQHLLCSKINALNSLAKKNKSEAPRHIGNV is encoded by the coding sequence ATGCTGATCAAGCCGATTAAACTTGCTCCGGCCAGAGAACAAGTCGCTCAATCTTTGAGGCAGGCGATATTGGCCGGGGAATATCGTCAAGGCGAACTGATTTCTTTGGACAGTGTGGCACATTTGGTCGGGGTTTCGCGTACGCCGGTGCGCGAAGCCTTCCAACTTTTAGCGGCTGAAGGGCTCATCGAATTGCGCCCGAACCGTGGTGCGGTAGTCATCGGTTTGGCACCGGAGGCGGTTGCCGACAGCTTTGATATGCGAATTTTGCTGGAAGGGGAAGCAGTTTATCGCGCATGCATGAACGGCGTAGATACCAAGCTTTTAGAACGTTACTGCGACGAGGGCGACTTGGCCGTCAAGTATAATGAAGTGGCCCGTTTCACCAAGTGTAACATGCTTTTTCATGAAACGATCTGGGAGGCCTCCGGATCGGAAAAGCTGAAGGGATTTTTGCGACAACTTTGGAAAGGCCTGATGGTTGACCAAGCGGTTGACAAAAAAGCCAATATGGCCGAGGCTCAAGAAGAGCACAAAGAATTACTGGCTGTTTTAAAGGAACATGACGCTACCAAAGCCCGTCAAGTCATGCGGCAACATTTGTTGTGCAGCAAGATAAATGCTTTAAACAGTTTGGCTAAGAAAAATAAAAGCGAGGCGCCGAGGCACATCGGCAATGTCTGA
- a CDS encoding DEAD/DEAH box helicase codes for MTTAINTEATINHTASPTPQLSATGIPATPATDSKYPGSAAHYTAQQFYPSDRAANLPAAKASTEPDTTKFHTTPETGSGITHTAPQKDLAVFTLPGTNLLARLLQANLRHEFQSSTENDGELNYEFVLTLPNISTYSAQHGPRLALYIGHEKLYMLANWWQSLEKRQDGEDIKLGKNFIWQTALRSLPAAAENFLDYLSGNLNEDSIYTIEQRTNSFSDWPLTQHDFNELVRVKLAEPGLKITVIFPNGERSPWHLTMGWPDWTLCLADVGHNNSEPAYTLAACATAPIEKLSYGITLYRQGEKFYRLPPAGAPYSELLNLPYNAPVAKAAMANLDGVRLTTGQAKNLATYILYPLREEIKSALPPEFVPKVAELTVKPNIWLSITADKLEARLRINYNKDFYYDPKPLDSQTLIAELSSPENSAIPGPRLIKEELKWLHRLKQAGFRAEKPSNLVSSALLPATVFTLPFNAAAELFLTSTVSNWQKDGAVFYAEKSLQPLKLRNLPDLQGEVSIDKEKNQLDISIYNNSFTPAEWKAILKAYHQNRYFVKLKNGEVICWNQAVADSLQPLSYMEEWGGTFGDEGITLPTFRALPLLYLLEENGNWRQDDSLAKLRQALINPPESVELTFNSEIETTIRQYQRAGVGWFKELNNYGLSGILADDMGLGKTLQTLAYISQQRLQQKDLPPALIISPTSLLYNWLDEINRFAPHLKSRVIRGIKEKRDQEYRNMTDVDVLILSYPQVRQDIDELKTRKFSCVFLDEAQAIKNYRTHTSQAVKQLHAAERFALTGTPIENNLSELWSVFDFLMPGFLYNHTDFQRKFEAAAGEKGRDALFSLRCLIRPFILRRLKSEVLTELPPKVETILSSPLLPEQSKIYQTYLAEARRQLQSITGPDWQNGERISTKHTMEILSLLTRLRQIACHPALFLENYHGSSGKLELLEEILTTALAGGHRILIFSQFTALLAIIKPLLERLAITYMYIDGGVSPKERTDLVNKFNAGEGEVFLISLKAGGTGLNLTGADTVILMDPWWNPAVEQQATDRSHRLGQQRRVQVYRLIAKGTIEEKIRNLQERKQNLIDQVVISGDHTLSHLKPEELLALFEV; via the coding sequence ATGACAACCGCCATAAACACCGAAGCGACGATCAACCATACCGCCTCGCCAACACCGCAACTTTCTGCTACGGGAATTCCGGCTACTCCTGCCACCGACAGCAAGTACCCCGGCTCGGCCGCCCATTATACCGCCCAACAATTTTACCCCAGTGACCGCGCCGCTAACCTTCCTGCGGCCAAAGCTTCCACAGAACCGGACACAACCAAGTTCCATACCACGCCGGAAACAGGCAGCGGAATTACCCATACTGCCCCCCAAAAAGATCTGGCAGTTTTCACCCTGCCGGGAACCAACTTGCTTGCCCGACTTTTGCAAGCCAATTTGCGCCATGAATTTCAATCATCAACCGAAAATGACGGCGAATTAAACTACGAATTCGTCTTGACTTTGCCGAATATCAGCACTTATTCAGCTCAACATGGCCCCCGCCTCGCCCTTTACATTGGCCACGAAAAGTTATACATGCTTGCCAACTGGTGGCAGTCCCTAGAAAAACGCCAAGACGGAGAAGATATCAAGCTCGGCAAAAACTTCATCTGGCAAACCGCTTTGCGCTCCTTGCCCGCCGCCGCGGAAAACTTTTTGGATTATTTGTCCGGTAATTTAAATGAAGATTCTATATATACAATTGAACAACGGACCAACAGTTTTAGTGACTGGCCGTTGACACAGCACGATTTTAATGAACTAGTTCGCGTAAAACTGGCCGAACCGGGACTAAAAATCACCGTCATCTTTCCTAACGGCGAACGTTCACCCTGGCATTTAACCATGGGCTGGCCGGATTGGACGCTGTGTTTAGCGGATGTCGGACATAACAACAGCGAACCGGCCTATACTTTGGCGGCCTGCGCCACAGCTCCAATTGAAAAATTGTCCTACGGAATAACTCTGTATCGGCAAGGCGAAAAATTTTATCGTCTGCCGCCGGCCGGCGCACCCTACAGCGAACTACTCAATCTGCCATACAATGCCCCCGTGGCCAAAGCGGCCATGGCAAATTTAGACGGGGTGAGGTTAACTACCGGGCAGGCCAAAAATTTGGCAACTTACATCCTTTATCCATTGCGTGAAGAGATTAAATCCGCCCTACCCCCGGAGTTCGTCCCTAAAGTTGCCGAACTAACTGTTAAACCCAACATCTGGTTAAGCATTACCGCAGACAAATTGGAAGCGAGATTACGGATAAACTATAATAAAGATTTTTATTATGATCCCAAGCCACTGGATAGCCAAACCTTGATTGCCGAGTTGAGTTCACCGGAAAATTCTGCCATACCCGGTCCGAGGTTGATTAAAGAAGAATTAAAATGGCTGCATCGCTTAAAACAGGCCGGATTCAGAGCAGAAAAACCTAGCAATCTCGTAAGTTCAGCACTTTTGCCGGCGACCGTATTTACACTACCGTTCAATGCTGCGGCCGAACTTTTCCTCACCTCTACCGTGAGCAACTGGCAAAAAGACGGAGCCGTGTTTTACGCCGAAAAAAGTCTTCAGCCATTAAAACTGCGCAATTTGCCAGATTTACAAGGTGAAGTCAGCATTGATAAGGAAAAAAACCAATTAGATATATCTATCTACAATAACAGTTTCACCCCCGCGGAATGGAAGGCTATCCTCAAGGCCTATCACCAAAACCGCTATTTCGTCAAACTGAAAAACGGCGAAGTTATCTGCTGGAACCAAGCGGTGGCCGATTCATTGCAACCGCTAAGTTACATGGAAGAATGGGGTGGAACGTTCGGTGATGAAGGTATAACCTTGCCGACTTTCCGCGCTCTGCCGTTACTTTACTTGTTGGAGGAAAATGGAAACTGGCGGCAGGATGATTCACTGGCCAAGCTGCGTCAGGCACTGATCAATCCGCCGGAATCGGTGGAGCTTACTTTCAATTCCGAAATCGAAACCACCATTCGCCAGTATCAACGCGCCGGGGTAGGCTGGTTTAAAGAATTGAATAATTACGGACTGAGCGGCATTCTGGCCGACGACATGGGCTTGGGCAAGACTTTGCAGACCTTGGCTTACATCAGCCAACAACGTCTGCAGCAAAAAGACTTACCGCCAGCCTTAATTATTTCACCGACCTCTCTGCTCTACAATTGGTTGGATGAAATCAATCGCTTCGCCCCACACCTGAAAAGTCGGGTCATTCGAGGAATAAAAGAAAAACGCGATCAAGAATATCGAAACATGACTGATGTTGATGTCCTAATCTTGAGTTATCCACAAGTAAGGCAGGATATCGACGAACTGAAAACGCGCAAATTTTCCTGTGTTTTTCTTGATGAAGCTCAGGCGATAAAAAACTATCGCACTCACACTTCTCAGGCAGTCAAACAGCTGCACGCCGCAGAGCGTTTTGCCCTCACCGGTACCCCGATCGAAAATAACTTGTCTGAACTATGGTCGGTTTTTGACTTCCTTATGCCCGGTTTTCTCTACAATCACACTGATTTTCAGCGAAAATTCGAGGCCGCGGCCGGAGAAAAAGGACGCGATGCCTTATTTTCGCTGCGTTGCTTGATTCGCCCTTTCATTTTGCGCCGCCTAAAAAGTGAGGTATTGACTGAGTTACCGCCGAAAGTGGAAACGATTTTGTCTTCTCCATTGCTACCCGAGCAAAGCAAAATTTATCAGACTTATTTGGCTGAAGCGCGCCGGCAACTTCAATCAATCACCGGTCCGGACTGGCAAAACGGGGAGCGCATTTCTACCAAGCACACCATGGAGATTTTGTCGCTTCTGACGCGTCTGCGGCAAATTGCTTGTCATCCGGCACTCTTTTTGGAAAACTATCATGGCAGTTCCGGTAAACTCGAATTGCTGGAGGAAATTTTGACGACTGCTTTGGCCGGCGGACACCGTATTTTAATTTTCTCGCAGTTCACCGCCTTATTGGCGATCATCAAACCTTTACTTGAGCGGTTGGCAATTACATATATGTATATTGATGGCGGCGTTTCGCCTAAAGAACGCACTGATTTGGTGAACAAGTTCAATGCCGGTGAAGGCGAGGTATTCTTGATATCCCTCAAGGCTGGTGGAACAGGGCTGAATTTGACCGGTGCTGACACCGTAATTTTGATGGATCCATGGTGGAATCCGGCAGTTGAGCAACAAGCCACTGACCGCAGCCATCGTTTGGGGCAGCAGCGCCGCGTGCAAGTGTATCGTTTAATCGCCAAAGGGACAATTGAGGAAAAAATACGCAATCTGCAGGAGCGCAAACAGAATCTGATCGATCAAGTCGTAATTTCGGGCGATCACACTCTGAGTCATCTTAAGCCGGAAGAATTGTTGGCTTTATTTGAAGTCTGA